In the genome of Coregonus clupeaformis isolate EN_2021a chromosome 1, ASM2061545v1, whole genome shotgun sequence, one region contains:
- the LOC121540870 gene encoding ryanodine receptor 2-like, with the protein MTKTNDEVVLQCIFMSQLEHLKLCLAAEGFGCRFCCLESTSSCKNVSPDLSVCAFVLAQCLSVRALQEMLANRENQAAGLCVVQAGQGGGHRTLLYGQVALLLHSYNRMYLCLSTTQSSTDKIAFDVGLQDDKTGEACWWTIHPASKQRSKGEKVRVGDDLIMVSVTSERYLALVLVVFMHNLSYCPSFIVDAAFQQTLWSVTSIFSGSGVAQGRRLDGLSQQGNIPSFNLPVETVGLSLQDLIGYFQTPGEGLGHEARQNSVRALKNRGGGRWFGP; encoded by the exons atgaCGAAAACA AATGATGAGGTGGTCCTGCAGTGCATCTTTATGTCCCAGCTAGAGCATCTGAAGCTGTGTCTGGCTGCAGAGGGCTTTGGTTGCAGATTCTGCTGTCTGGAGTCCACCTCCAGTTGCAAG AATGTTTCTCCAGACTTGTCGGTGTGTGCCTTTGTGCTggcccagtgtctgtctgtcagagctCTGCAGGAGATGCTGGCTAACAGAGAGAACCAAGCAGCAGGGTTG tgtgttgtgcagGCTGGACAGGGAGGTGGTCATCGCACCCTCCTCTACGGTCAAGTTGCACTTCTCCTACACTCCTACAACAGGATG tATCTTTGTTTGTCCACAACCCAGTCTTCGACAGATAAGATAGCATTTGATGTTGGCCTGCAGGATGATAAAACAG GTGAGGCATGCTGGTGGACTATTCACCCTGCCTCCAAGCAGAGGTCAAAGGGGGAGAAGGTCCGTGTCGGGGACGACCTCATAATGGTCAGTGTGACATCTGAGAGATACCTG GCTCTTGTCTTGGTTGTTTTTATGCATAATTTGTCCTATTGTCCTAGTTTTATTGTGGACGCAGCCTTCCAGCAGACCCTCTGGAGTGTCACCTCCATCTTCTCCGGGAGTGGAGTTGCTCAAGGCAG GAGACTTGATGGTCTCAGTCAGCAGGGGAACATTCCCTCTTTCAACCTGCCAGTAGAGACTGTGGGCCTGAGTCTGCAGGATCTGATTGGCTACTTCCAGACACCTGGGGAGGGGCTAGGACATGAGGCCAGGCAGAACAGTGTGCGAGCGCTGAAGAACAGAGGAG GAGGTCGTTGGTTTGGTCCTTGA